Proteins from a genomic interval of Helicobacter pylori Shi112:
- a CDS encoding DUF2393 domain-containing protein, with product MASLAFIQAFLESFKGFLSQATLISVLIASVLILFCAILLLLALLLRNRLARYIAATAFLGAFLSMPFALNVLLTQTIYPIETRILHANPLSYSKAFSLQVGVKNNSKFTLNKCVLRLEVLKNPHNFVEEHAFKLFVKKSYEKTFKEKILPEESKVFSFFIDNYPYLKTAPYQVSLFCL from the coding sequence ATGGCATCTCTTGCCTTTATCCAAGCTTTTTTGGAGTCTTTTAAGGGCTTTTTAAGTCAAGCGACTTTAATTAGCGTTTTAATAGCGAGCGTTTTAATCCTTTTTTGCGCGATTTTGCTCCTTTTGGCTTTGCTTTTAAGAAACCGCTTGGCCAGATATATAGCGGCAACGGCTTTTTTAGGCGCGTTTTTAAGCATGCCTTTTGCTTTGAATGTTTTACTCACTCAAACGATTTACCCTATAGAAACACGCATCTTACACGCTAACCCTTTAAGCTATAGCAAAGCCTTTTCTTTGCAAGTGGGAGTCAAAAACAATTCCAAATTTACTCTAAACAAATGCGTTTTACGCCTAGAAGTGCTTAAAAACCCTCACAATTTTGTAGAAGAGCATGCGTTTAAATTGTTTGTCAAAAAAAGCTATGAAAAAACCTTTAAAGAAAAGATTTTGCCTGAAGAATCCAAGGTCTTTTCATTCTTCATTGACAACTACCCTTATTTAAAAACAGCCCCCTATCAAGTTTCTTTGTTTTGTTTGTAG
- a CDS encoding dipeptide ABC transporter ATP-binding protein, translated as MLEIKNLNCVLNAHFSLQNINISLNPSERVAIVGESGSGKSSIANIIMRLNPRFKPHNGEVLFETTNLLKESEAFMQHLRGNAIAYIAQDPLSSLNPLHKIGKQMSEAYFLHHKNASKTLLKEKVLNAMQQVQLDEKFLNRYPYELSGGQRQRVCIAMGIINAPKLLICDEPTTALDAQIQNQILDLLKQLSVEKNIALLFISHDLKAVKRLADRVYVLKKGEIVETNSTKELFNDPKHEYSKLLIQASNLPAKNLKALDETLLEVKDFSVYYLQKRFFRPSLKKPLIASVNFSLKAKENIGIIGESGSGKSSLALGLLKLALNSGEEKILGQSVGLLNSKAFKPYRKILQMVFQDPYASLNPRLSIQSILTEALHFAYPKASKEEWHHLAKLCLEEVCLNPELLNFYAYELSGGERQRVAIARAIALKPKIILLDEPTSALDKSIQKSVLELLLDLQEKQDLSYLFISHDLDVIKAFCDKVLVISEGKVVEMGTIKEVFDNPKHAYTKRLLESRL; from the coding sequence ATGCTAGAAATCAAAAACTTAAACTGCGTTTTAAACGCACATTTTTCGCTCCAAAACATCAATATTTCGTTAAATCCTAGCGAAAGGGTGGCGATCGTGGGCGAGAGCGGGAGCGGAAAAAGCTCTATCGCTAATATCATCATGCGTTTAAACCCTAGATTCAAACCCCATAATGGCGAAGTGTTGTTTGAAACAACCAACCTTTTAAAAGAAAGCGAAGCATTTATGCAGCATTTAAGGGGTAATGCGATAGCCTACATCGCTCAAGACCCCCTATCCAGCCTAAACCCCTTGCATAAAATCGGCAAGCAAATGAGTGAAGCCTATTTTTTACACCATAAAAACGCTTCTAAAACGCTCCTTAAAGAAAAAGTTTTAAACGCCATGCAGCAAGTCCAATTAGATGAAAAATTTTTAAATCGTTACCCTTATGAATTGAGCGGAGGGCAGCGCCAAAGGGTGTGTATCGCTATGGGCATTATTAATGCACCCAAACTGCTCATTTGCGATGAGCCTACCACCGCATTAGATGCGCAAATCCAAAACCAGATTTTAGACTTGCTCAAGCAATTGAGCGTGGAAAAAAACATCGCCCTTTTATTCATTAGCCATGATTTGAAAGCGGTCAAACGCTTAGCTGATAGGGTTTATGTGCTAAAAAAAGGCGAGATAGTAGAAACCAATTCCACTAAAGAGCTTTTTAATGACCCCAAGCACGAATATTCAAAACTCTTGATTCAAGCTTCAAACTTGCCCGCTAAAAATTTAAAAGCGCTAGATGAGACGCTTTTAGAGGTGAAAGATTTTAGCGTTTATTACTTGCAAAAACGCTTTTTTAGGCCTTCTTTAAAAAAGCCCCTTATTGCATCAGTCAATTTTTCCCTCAAAGCCAAAGAAAACATCGGCATCATTGGCGAAAGCGGGAGCGGGAAAAGCTCTTTAGCGTTGGGGCTTTTAAAACTCGCTTTAAATAGTGGGGAAGAAAAGATTTTAGGCCAAAGCGTGGGGCTTTTAAATTCTAAGGCGTTCAAACCCTACCGCAAGATTTTGCAAATGGTGTTTCAAGACCCTTACGCATCATTAAACCCTCGCTTAAGCATTCAAAGCATTTTAACAGAGGCTTTGCACTTTGCTTACCCTAAAGCTTCCAAAGAAGAATGGCACCATCTCGCAAAACTTTGTTTAGAAGAGGTGTGTTTAAACCCTGAATTGCTTAACTTTTACGCTTATGAACTCAGCGGTGGGGAGCGCCAAAGAGTGGCGATCGCTAGAGCGATTGCCTTAAAACCTAAAATCATTCTTTTAGATGAGCCCACTTCTGCTTTAGATAAAAGCATTCAAAAAAGCGTGTTGGAATTGCTGTTGGATTTACAAGAAAAACAGGATTTGAGCTATTTGTTTATCAGCCATGATTTAGATGTGATCAAAGCGTTTTGTGATAAGGTGTTAGTGATAAGTGAGGGGAAAGTCGTAGAAATGGGCACTATTAAAGAAGTGTTTGACAACCCTAAACACGCTTATACGAAGCGTTTGTTGGAATCTAGGCTTTAA
- a CDS encoding ABC transporter permease: MSVSSLFKMRILSFKKNKRAVFSLYLFIALLALSLLAPLWVNDRPLFIYKDNKAYFPMFKDYAEVEFGGDFFTPTDYNDPYVKDTLLKDAFIIHALIPYSYDTIIMDLDSPAPTPPSFKHLLGTDDQARDVLARLVYGYRVSLVFGILLTLFSVLIGVSLGAFQGYYGGLIDLVGQRLSEIWSAIPMLFLLIVISSAFNSNFWIILFLVLLFSWMGLSQVVRTEFLKARNMDYTKAARALGVNDLKIIFYHVLPNALVATITYVPFLMAASISTLVSLDFLGFGMPIGSASLGELVNQGKDNLTTPHLAIVAFVAISLLLSVLVFIGEGVRDAFNANMLK, from the coding sequence TTGAGCGTGAGCAGTTTGTTTAAAATGCGCATTCTTAGTTTTAAAAAGAATAAGAGGGCGGTGTTTTCGCTCTATCTTTTTATCGCTTTATTAGCGCTTTCTCTTTTAGCCCCCTTGTGGGTGAATGATCGCCCCTTATTCATCTATAAAGACAATAAGGCGTATTTCCCCATGTTTAAAGACTACGCGGAAGTGGAGTTTGGAGGCGATTTTTTCACCCCCACGGATTATAACGATCCTTATGTGAAAGACACGCTTCTAAAAGACGCTTTCATTATCCATGCGCTCATCCCCTATAGCTACGATACGATCATTATGGATTTAGACTCGCCTGCCCCCACCCCCCCAAGCTTCAAACACCTTTTAGGCACAGACGATCAAGCCAGAGATGTGTTAGCCAGACTGGTTTATGGCTATCGTGTTTCGTTAGTGTTTGGGATTTTACTCACCCTTTTTAGCGTTCTTATTGGCGTGAGTTTGGGAGCGTTTCAGGGGTATTATGGAGGGTTGATAGACTTAGTGGGGCAAAGGTTGAGCGAGATTTGGAGCGCGATCCCTATGCTTTTTTTACTCATTGTGATTTCTAGCGCGTTTAATTCTAATTTCTGGATCATTTTATTTTTAGTCTTGCTCTTTAGCTGGATGGGGCTTTCTCAAGTCGTGCGCACGGAGTTTTTAAAAGCAAGGAACATGGATTACACCAAAGCCGCTAGAGCGCTTGGGGTGAATGATTTAAAAATCATTTTCTACCATGTTTTACCCAACGCTTTAGTGGCGACGATCACTTATGTGCCGTTTTTAATGGCGGCCAGCATTTCTACTTTAGTGTCTTTGGATTTCTTGGGTTTTGGCATGCCTATAGGGAGCGCGAGTTTGGGAGAATTAGTCAATCAAGGCAAAGATAACCTCACTACGCCCCATTTAGCCATCGTTGCGTTTGTAGCCATTAGCTTGTTGCTTTCTGTTTTGGTGTTCATTGGCGAAGGGGTACGCGATGCTTTCAACGCTAACATGCTCAAATAA
- a CDS encoding prohibitin family protein codes for MPIDLNEHLKKKNSQRETPTPNTPNDGGRFIPPSNSFNSKKLSVLIVIVLLGVIAFLAKPFEVISSGEIGIKITAGKYEPTPLQPGIHFFVPIIQDILIVDTRIRNINFSRTEDMGVAGKNQGIFRNDAINVMDSRGLTVSIELTVQYRLNPQTTPQTIATYGLSWEQKIINPVVRDVVRSVVGRYPAEDLPIKRNEIAALINSGINKEVSKLPNTPVELSSIQLREIVLPAKIKEQIEKVQIARQESERVKYEVERSKQEAQKQAALAKGEADANRIKAQGVADAIVIEAKAKSQANLSISQSLSDKLLRLRQIEVQGQFNEALKTNNNAQIMLTPGGAVPNIWIDTKSKVKSSIAETKEP; via the coding sequence ATGCCCATTGATTTGAACGAACATTTAAAAAAGAAAAATTCTCAAAGAGAAACCCCCACGCCTAATACGCCCAATGATGGGGGGCGTTTCATCCCGCCGTCTAACTCTTTTAATTCTAAAAAACTATCGGTTTTAATTGTCATTGTCCTTTTAGGCGTTATCGCTTTTTTGGCCAAGCCTTTTGAAGTGATTAGCTCAGGAGAAATTGGCATTAAAATCACCGCCGGGAAATACGAACCCACCCCCTTACAGCCAGGAATCCACTTCTTTGTGCCTATCATTCAAGACATTCTTATTGTAGATACAAGGATTAGAAATATCAATTTTTCACGCACCGAAGACATGGGCGTGGCGGGTAAAAACCAAGGGATTTTTAGAAACGACGCTATTAATGTGATGGATAGTAGGGGCTTGACCGTTTCTATTGAACTCACCGTGCAATACCGCCTAAACCCTCAAACCACCCCCCAAACGATCGCTACTTATGGCTTATCTTGGGAGCAAAAAATCATCAACCCTGTGGTGCGCGATGTGGTGCGATCTGTCGTGGGGCGTTACCCGGCTGAAGATTTACCCATTAAGCGCAATGAAATCGCCGCTTTGATCAATAGCGGTATCAATAAAGAAGTTTCTAAGCTCCCCAACACCCCTGTGGAATTAAGCTCTATCCAATTGCGAGAAATCGTCTTGCCCGCTAAGATTAAAGAGCAAATTGAAAAAGTCCAAATCGCGCGCCAAGAATCAGAAAGGGTGAAATATGAGGTGGAGCGCTCCAAGCAAGAAGCTCAAAAACAAGCCGCTCTGGCTAAAGGGGAAGCGGACGCTAACAGGATTAAGGCTCAGGGCGTGGCTGATGCGATCGTGATTGAGGCTAAGGCAAAATCTCAAGCTAATTTAAGCATTTCACAAAGCTTGAGCGACAAGCTTTTAAGACTGCGCCAAATTGAAGTTCAAGGCCAGTTTAATGAAGCGTTAAAAACCAACAATAACGCTCAAATCATGCTCACTCCAGGCGGGGCTGTGCCTAATATTTGGATTGACACTAAAAGTAAGGTTAAATCTAGTATTGCCGAGACTAAAGAGCCTTAA